A DNA window from Papio anubis isolate 15944 unplaced genomic scaffold, Panubis1.0 scaffold1449, whole genome shotgun sequence contains the following coding sequences:
- the LOC101006941 gene encoding olfactory receptor 14J1 encodes MSCIFFLMFFGFLNRVTLGIFRETMVNLTAMNGFLLMGFSDERKLQILHALLFLVTYLLALTGNLLIITVITLDHRLHSPMYYFLKHLSLLDLCFISVTVPQSIANSLMGNGYISLVQCILQVFFFIALASSEVAILTVMSYDRYAAICQPLHYETTMDPSACRHAVIAVWIAGGLSGLMHAAINFSIPLCGKRVIHQFFCDVPQMLKLACSYESINEIALAAFTTSAAFICLISIVLSYIRIFSTVLRIPSAEGRTKVFSTCLPHLFVVTFFLSAAGFEFLRLPSDSSSTMDLVFSIFYTVIPPTLNPVIYSLRNDAMKAALRKMLSKEELPQRKMCLKAMFKL; translated from the coding sequence ATGTCATGCATTTTCTTCCTAATGTTCTTTGGCTTCCTAAACAGAGTCACACTTGGTATCTTCAGAGAGACTATGGTCAATTTGACTGCAATGAATGGATTCCTCCTCATGGGGTTTTCTGATGAGCGTAAGCTTCAGATTTTACATGCATTGCTGTTTCTGGTGACATACCTACTGGCCTTGACAGGCAACCTCCTCATTATCACCGTCATTACCTTGGACCATCGTCTCCATTCCCccatgtattactttttaaagcacCTCTCTCTTCTGGACCTCTGCTTCATCTCTGTCACAGTCCCCCAGTCCATTGCAAATTCACTTATGGGCAACGGTTACATTTCTCTTGTTCAGTGCATTCTTCAGGTTTTCTTCTTCATAGCTCTGGCCTCATCAGAAGTGGCCATTCTCACAGTGATGTCTTATGACCGGTACGCAGCGATCTGTCAACCACTTCACTATGAGACCACTATGGATCCCAGTGCCTGTAGGCATGCAGTGATAGCTGTGTGGATTGCTGGGGGCCTCTCTGGGCTCATGCATGCTGCCATTAACTTCTCCATACCTCTCTGTGGGAAGAGAGTCATTCACCAATTCTTCTGTGATGTTCCTCAGATGCTGAAACTAGCCTGTTCTTATGAATCCATTAACGAGATTGCACTGGCTGCATTCACGACGTCTGCAGCATTTATCTGTTTGATATCCATTGTGCTCTCCTACATTCGCATCTTCTCTACAGTGCTGAGAATCCCATCAGCTGAGGGCCGGACCAAGGTCTTCTCCACCTGCCTACCACACCTATTTGTAGTCACCTTCTTTCTTTCAGCTGCAGGCTTTGAGTTTCTCAGACTGCCTTCTGATTCCTCATCGACTATGGACCTTGTATTCTCCATATTCTATACTGTGATACCTCCAACACTCAATCCAGTCATCTATAGCTTACGGAATGACGCCATGAAGGCAGCACTGAGGAAGATGTTGTCAAAGGAAGAGCTTCCTCAGAGAAAGATGTGTTTAAAAGCCATGTTTAAACTCTAA